CTCTTTGTACAGAAGATACTGGGATACCAGCCGTTCCCATGGTGCACACTCCGTCAGATGACACAGCCATCAGCATGTGCCCCATTGCTGTTGCTGCTACACTGGataaagtttctccctgcatgtTGACTTGGGCATTGTGTAGGAGACGGTGAGCGACACCCAAGGGGTTGAGAATATATCTTGTCCAATCCGGTGGATAAGAATAGcagtgtgaaacattgttgcgtCCTAGGCCTGTGATGTGAGCGCGTTGGTCCGTTTCCACGGTTAAAGGCTGGAAGTGTTCTGTTGCCCTCGGATCCTCTGCTCCAAAGCAACGTGTCATACCACCAGTTATGGAGTTTATATGGTCCTGTTTTGGATCCTCTGAGTCTGTTTCGGTCCTAAGTGAGTTCGTTGAAGCCCTGTCCGTTTTGTCGTGGAATGTGGTAACATTTGACTCAGGTTTCAGTTCCTCTGTGGTGGTTGAGATTTTTCGCAAGTCTTGTCCAACATTATTCCAATGTTTGCTTTCTTGACCGCTTTCGTTGTCACTTTGGCAGCCCTCTAACATGATTGGTtaaatacaatgttgtttgtAAACTGAGAACAAGTTGAGGCTAAACATTTTACCATTACAATATATTATGGTACGTAAGATACAAAAGTATTAAATTCGTTATCATACAAACTCACCGGTTGATTTTGCATTTCCTGCGCTTTTCAGTGGAGCCTCATCCAAAGAGTCACCAGAGGTTTCACTGAACTTTTGTATATTTATCCCCAATTGTTTCCTAATaaaaaaaaggaacattttaGTAGGCCTATTGACAATTAAGAGTTTCTAAAAGTATttagtatttacatttacatttgtcgTTTTTTGTCTCACTTTTTTTCTCTTCTGCCATTGCCAGTGTCACGGAATCCTTTGGCGAAAGGATTGTTATCAATTTTCATTTGTGTGATCTGAAAATAGAAATGACTGTTAAGGACTGTAATGTTTCTAAACATCAGACCGGTAACTACATTTGAACACTATTAATCATAGTctcataggctataggctagtgaTAAGTCAGGAGTTGGCCTATAAAATCCTTCAAACGTTTCCAACAAAATCTTTGTCCCCAAGAActttgtaaagggtttataaGCAGTTAATAAACGTTGTGTAAATAAATTgcatattaaaacaaaatatttgaAAACACAAACATCAACATTTCATTACTTGCCGAATATTGAGCCTTGGGCATAATATACTATAGAGTATAGCTCGGGCTATATGTCAGTAATTAATTTAGACCTGGATTGAAGTCTATATAACTGCAATAATTGTTCATCACCATCTATAAACTCTTTACAAACCCTTTATGCATaatatataaatgtgtgtgtatatatatatatatatatataaacaatttatattttttatcaataCGAAAAATACATTGATATTCTGAAATTTGCTTTATGAAATTATGAAGGGCCTACCTTATCGTTTTGATATGCAGTTACAGCAATGAATTCTGTCTCAGAAAAGACATAGGTCATGAACGTGCTATAAGGTAGTTTGAGGATGTCATTGGCCCTCACAACGTGAAACCTGGGCTGGTATTTGTGCATTGAGTTAAGAATCGTCTGTAATTGGAGAcaacatacattttaaataataCATCAGGCCTAGTCATCAACTCGAACTTTACGCAGTTTAAGAAAAACGAGTCTTTCAGTTATATTTCAATATAACAATACATTAGATGAGTTAAACTTCACTGTAAATAGACTACATTATTAACACAAAACGCTAGTATTTTTGGAACTTACAAACCCATGCTTGTCCGAGATGTTGTTTGTCAATTTTAGTTTGTGAAAATTGACCACTTTTGACATCCATTGCTCGCCAGAAGCGGGACTGTCTGGGTGTATGTACATCCTCTTTGGCATCTCAGGATCTGCCTTTCCTGACACCATCCAACGGGAGTTGTGAAACTTGTACCTGAAGTCGTCGGCCGCCACAATGTCCAtgagcaaaatatattttgcccTTTGGTTCAAGCCAGTACATCTTGCTTTGAACGGTGGAAACATGCGCCTGGAGAAAAGGTAACACACATCGATTCTAAATCACAGACGTATAGAATATAGGCTGGAAAAAAACGAATAACTTTATAGGCTATGGTTATTGGTGATATTTTATAACATTTACCTTCCTGATTTTGTTATGACCATTTCAGTGCCGAATTTGTGGAATTGTGTCCAAAGGTGCCTTGCATCCAAGTGAACTTTTGGATCATCCTCCGTGGCTACCGTCTCCAGCGTTTTAGGAGGACTGAGCTTGGCAGACTGGGTTGCATTAAGCGGTTCCAGCGAGGCTTTGCGGAGGATCGTTTCAGCATTGACCGGATCCAGCATGGGATGCCTTTGCGCAACAGGCAAGTGAAGAGACCCGTGGGAAGTTAATGCAATGGCAGGAAAAAACGGAGGTTGTCGGGACAGCATTGCGTCGAGGGTGAAATCCGAAGCAGTGTTTGGTAAAAACGGTTGGAGTGCCATATCCCCTGGTACAAGTGGATCTCTAATTCAAAAGTGAATCCTCTTCATGTCAAGGTAGGACAACCGATGTCTTCAATTATTTCTTATATGCACACGTTTTGATATTTGGAATAGGCTATATTCAGTCTAACTGTCACATTTTCTCAAGTGTATTTCATGCTGGTATTTCGTTGCCATTTCATCCTAATTACAATGTCGCTTACCCTTTTCAGAAGACAAAAGTAGGCCTACCCATATGCCACCTATTTCAATTTTCGATTAGGCTAGTTTGTGTTAAACCCGAACAAATGTGACCGGTCGCATTCGATAAGTGCATCTCCATCTCATTCCAAGGAATTATCTTCTATTCTTAGCATTATATTAGGCTATTAGGAGAAAAACAAACCCAGAATAGAGGCAATAGCCTATCCCATCAAAGACCTAGCGTGCACTTAGCTCATGTTCTTCCTTCCCGAACTGTGCGAATATGTTACGAAGTCCGAGCCGGAGTTGATTGGCTCTTTGACACTTTGGACCTTGTATATTCCATTATGGGTGTGGTTTCACGGATCAGGTGGGTAGAGCGGTTCAGTAAGCAGTATTGTAACGTGGGGTGTTGGCTTCATATACAATTTGGTCTCTGCCACTTCACTGGTGATCAAAAGACAACTTTGCAAGAAACGTCGAGCCATATAGTCGGAGTGTTCGTGAGCAATGAAGGATTAGAGCGCACCATTGCAACTAGGAGCTGTCCACGTGCGTCTGATGCTGAAATCCACTTCTCATCAATAATTTGGCTGGGTAGACTTAATATTGTCCTATTTATATTGCCTTGCTGACATTTAAAAAGAACATAGGCTACACCCGAGAAAGTCAGTGATTGAAGAGATTCAGTGTGGTAtgcaaacatactgtagtagacagTAGCCTATGTTTCACTTCACAATGAATGAGCATAAAATAGTGGACTTACACATTTTTCATAAATAAGTGTGGTTATCCAAACAACCAGCTAAAAGGCTGGAGAATGTCTAGTTATTAAAAGTGTAAGGTCTTTAGGCGAATCCATTAACTATAAGCACAACTTACTTTTTGAATTATTGGAATCATAAAGATATTTCAAGTTTAGGGCATATTTGACAACTATTATCCACTATAGGCTCATTTTAAATAAATAGGATTGACAATTAAAGTAAATGCCTCTGGCTATAATTCAAATCCAGTCTTGTCATCAAATAGGCTATGTTTATTAATCTCTCAAATCATAAACATGTTCAGACAGTGATCATTTCAACAAATATGTCTGACCCCCAGACAACAATTTCAAAGTCAATCACTCTGTCTACCTCCTCTGTTGTCACTCTATCTGACGTGTTTCAATAGTCCATCTTCAGTCCATATTACAATGtcacatgttttattttatagaCCAATACCACCTTCAACTGCTGCATCATCAAGGAAATACCATTGGCCATCCTAAACGCTGGTATGCCTATTAAAACACATTCACTTGCTTCAGTCTTCCCACACCATTCCTGGACCCACACTGTGACAGCCTTGTGACATGAGAACAGTGCTGCATGGGTACAGTCTACAGTCAGGGCCTTTACTCTGCACagctactatatatatatatacaaacgtatttggacaccccttcaaattagtggattcagctatttcagccacacccattgctgacaggtgtataaaagtaagcacacagccatgcaatctccatagacaaacactggtaatagaattgccttactgaagagctcgtgactttcaacctggcacagtcataggatgccctgctagagctgccccggtcaactgtaagtgctattattgtgaagtggaaacatctaggagcaacaacggctcagctgcgaagtggtaggccacacaagctcacagaatgggaccgctgagtgctgtaGCGCAGAGCGCGTAAAAATCGCCttagttgcaacactcattaccaagctccaaactacctctggaagcaacgtgagcacaataactgttcgtcgagagcttcataaaatgtgtttccatggccgagcagccacaaacaagcctaagatcaacacacacaatgccaagcgtcggctggaggggtgtaaagctcaccgccattggactatggagcagtgaaaacgcgttctttggaatgatgaatcacgcttcaccatttggcagtctgacggacgaatctgggtttggcggataccaggagaacgctacctgcccgaatgcatagtgccaactgtaaagtttgctggacgaggaataatggtctgcggc
This portion of the Salvelinus sp. IW2-2015 linkage group LG15, ASM291031v2, whole genome shotgun sequence genome encodes:
- the LOC111973826 gene encoding T-box transcription factor TBX3-like isoform X1, which codes for MALQPFLPNTASDFTLDAMLSRQPPFFPAIALTSHGSLHLPVAQRHPMLDPVNAETILRKASLEPLNATQSAKLSPPKTLETVATEDDPKVHLDARHLWTQFHKFGTEMVITKSGRRMFPPFKARCTGLNQRAKYILLMDIVAADDFRYKFHNSRWMVSGKADPEMPKRMYIHPDSPASGEQWMSKVVNFHKLKLTNNISDKHGFTILNSMHKYQPRFHVVRANDILKLPYSTFMTYVFSETEFIAVTAYQNDKITQMKIDNNPFAKGFRDTGNGRREKKKQLGINIQKFSETSGDSLDEAPLKSAGNAKSTEGCQSDNESGQESKHWNNVGQDLRKISTTTEELKPESNVTTFHDKTDRASTNSLRTETDSEDPKQDHINSITGGMTRCFGAEDPRATEHFQPLTVETDQRAHITGLGRNNVSHCYSYPPDWTRYILNPLGVAHRLLHNAQVNMQGETLSSVAATAMGHMLMAVSSDGVCTMGTAGIPVSSVQRVSGTSGLPLNFQQHAMASQGLTVSPFGAIFPYPYSYLAATAALSTTASTPVHRRQVRPPTRFRPYSIPNSVGLPDNCSTPPTSIHLMTDRDVNCHTIANSPIAAPLDCRPMSEVNSDSSLQGSGASAAKRLSNKDCMDQLQCIQELVRGIDSYQDRDSYS
- the LOC111973826 gene encoding T-box transcription factor TBX3-like isoform X2, whose amino-acid sequence is MALQPFLPNTASDFTLDAMLSRQPPFFPAIALTSHGSLHLPVAQRHPMLDPVNAETILRKASLEPLNATQSAKLSPPKTLETVATEDDPKVHLDARHLWTQFHKFGTEMVITKSGRRMFPPFKARCTGLNQRAKYILLMDIVAADDFRYKFHNSRWMVSGKADPEMPKRMYIHPDSPASGEQWMSKVVNFHKLKLTNNISDKHGFTILNSMHKYQPRFHVVRANDILKLPYSTFMTYVFSETEFIAVTAYQNDKITQMKIDNNPFAKGFRDTGNGRREKKKQLGINIQKFSETSGDSLDEAPLKSAGNAKSTGEFV